Genomic DNA from Schistocerca americana isolate TAMUIC-IGC-003095 chromosome 6, iqSchAmer2.1, whole genome shotgun sequence:
AGGACATGAAACCCGCTGTCAATTCTGGTAAGGATATTGTTTCTTCTACTATCGTTGGTAAAGCTGAAAACAACCAGAATTCTTCAGAGTTTTCGCTTTTGGGTGATTCAAAGGTAGGATCTGTCGAAGCCGGCAACACGCCGGAGACACTTGAAGAAATTCCGCAAGctgagttttcaaacaaattgatAGATTTTGAATCGCATGATGAGCAGACAAAACTCAACCCGAAGTTAAACATGGAGCCTGAAAAATCCCTCTTTGGAACGACTGAATCAAACAAGCAGGCTCCCGAAAACTTGTTCGATCTACCCACACAGAAGGGTTCTGGTCTAGATTTATTTAACAGATTTGAAATATCACCCAAGGGGTCTGATGCAAGTGCTATGTCCCAAGCGTttatggagatggagagaggggggatgCGGGAAGAGAAAAACTTAAGAAATGAAGATATTCttcaacctgaagtgcagaatataGAACCAAAAACAGACGAATTACCAAAACAAAAAACTGAGGAAAAGAAGCCAGCGGAGCCAGAGTTTCACCCAGCTTTTGCACACCTGAAAGATGAAGCCCATGATGATGACAGCTTCAAAGATACGGATTCCATACCAGAACAAATAAAGGCAGAAGACAAATTCAAAGATTTTCCAGAAGAGATACACGCTTCAAAGCAGGACTTCGGTTTTCCAGAACCTAATGTACACGGTGATTTTCATGTGCCGGCACCAGCTACAAAAGGTAGTGAAGACAATTCTGCATCTGGCAGGCTAGAGGacaaaaaagttaaagaaacaAAGCCAGATGACAATGTAACAAAGCATGACTTGGAACTTGGAATTCCTGCCAAAGTAACGGGAAAACAGAAGTTGGAAGAAAAATCGCCAGTCAAAACCAAACCCGAAGTAGTACCACCCACAATTAAGTCGGAAGCAAAGAAAACGCCCCCAAAAGTCGATGATGAGCCTGTAATAGCACCATTCGCATTGACATCAATTGGCTTAGGTAAGTGAAAAGTTTTTCAATGTTTACTGATTTTTGATTGCTGTCAATGAGTTGTATGTGCGCACCCTCTCATTTCGCAAGCAGTACTGTCAAAATTTACCCCGTTTTTCTGCCccactttttttaaagtttttaaggGTTCTAAAATTTCTCGGATCTGTTTCCATTGCACTACCGGTTCTGTGAAAGGTTTTCTTAAGTTTCTTTTTCCGCAAATAACCCTCCTTGTTATGGTATAATGAAAGCCTACAGCTCTGCATCTCAGTATAAAAAAACTTTTTGTATTATACATCTACGTGTGTTAACTACACCAGTTCGTTGGCCTAAACAAATTCAAAAAGTTTACTTAAGTCTAATGATGTATAGACCTGATTTTAGtatttggggcggggggggggggggggggaggggagagagacagATTGGTTATTTCTTGCATCAGGAGTGCCATTAACTTGGGTATGGTAAATTGACAAAGACTGCTACACATCTACCAAATACTGAACAGATTGTTAAGTTTTGTGGTTGTCAAAGCATGTGGTAGACTACTAAGTGGTTCCATTCTTGTTTGTTGAACTAAACGGTTTTTAAACTGACTTTACCCTTGGTACAAATTCATGAAATGTCTTGATGGCTCAAGACTGAAGCTGCCACTATGAAATTTGATTTTACTCTTTCAGGAATCTATTATTGCTTAAACAAACTACATGTGACAGCTTCAAAGATTATGACTGTTTATTTACTAACATAGATTATCTCATTATTAATAAATGTAATAGTGTGCATTGCTATTTTGAGAAAAATCTTAATTATTGTGGAGTGATTCTGCTAATGTTGCAAAGTATGTTTTCCTTCACACTTTTTGTATGAACCAGTGCTATTTTTTTAAGAGCTAAGTTCCAGAATTTAAATATGCATTATAATGTAGCTGATCTAAAATTAAAAAGTAGGCCTATGACAGCTCAGAAAGTTAAAGCTAACTAGAGAAACTCTGTTAACAAAGTTTGCCTTGACTGTTACTCAAAATAATTTGCTTGAAAAAGCACTTTCCAAAAAATTTACTGTTAGATATCTCTGTTAAGAGATTAGCTGACACTTCATACATTATTTTAAAGAGAGTTGTTCAGTTCTTGTGGTAACTTCTgccaagtgaaagaaagaaatttcaagTAACACTTATTTCATGAATTTATGCTCCATGTATACAGCTGAAAGCTTCATTGCATGGAAATTGTTAGAGGAGGCATATATCTGGCAGTAGATGTCAAAGGACTGATGGGTGGCGATGATTTGTGGCATACTTGGCTTTCTTCACATTTGTACATGGAAATCTATTTTCGTGAACTTAGAAAAGTCTGAGCTTCGGTTCGTAATGTTGTTACAAAAGTTGAACCATAAGCATGTAATCATCATAAAATTGTAAGATAGAGATCTGTCATAGGAAACAAATTGAAAGTGAAATAATCTTGGTTGTAAGCTATGGGATCCACAAGCACAAAATTACCTTCATTTTTGGACTTGATTGAAATTTGCATAAAACTTCAGGTTATCATCAACCTAATGGAGACATGCCAGTCCCTGCAGATCATTGCATTTTACAAGCACAGAAACTTCAAAATGAGTTCCTAATTGTGATAGCAATTTTTAACAAACAAGCTGTTGTGTTGTTTTTCACTCTCCCCTTTTGAGTTTTGTGGGATCTACAGTATCATATAAAAATACCTCAACTGAAATATGAATGATCTGTGCATAAAAAATAACTAGCCTGGTGCCTgtcccactatatatatatatatatatactgccttTATTGTTCTGAATGTGATTTTGGAAGTGGCATTGGACACTGTGGTTGTTTCAGTTCTACTAGTGACAATAAAAAAAAGCGCAACAAAAATCACTGGCTTGCCCAAGCGTTATACATTTCGATGTATCACAGACTTCCCATGCCATACAGTCTTATCTGAATGGAACTGAAACTCTGTTATCATGTAATGAttttctgaaagttacaattgTATTAACTGGGATCCCCAAATGTGTGGAATTCCAGAGAGCAGTACCTAGTCTCTTGCCCTATTAAAAAAATACTATTTCTGATTTAAATATAGTGAAGTGCCCTTTGCACTCTCACTTCAGTATAGTTTCCAGTCGCCTATGACAAGCAAGGGCTCGAGTTAAAAAGTGACTAGGAAAAGCAGAAGCAGGTGTTCAGAGAGTATAGTATTGTATCGTTATCAGATAAATATCTACCGTCAGTATTGCGGGATTAAAACAGTCTTCTATAGCGAAAACCCACCGTGAAGGACATTGGTCTCACTTTAATACTTCTGAATACGCGCCAGCGATATGCTTATGGGCCGAATGTTGTGTAATTCTAGTTATAACGCGTACAAACGGTATGATTTGTCGATTGTGCTGAAACGTTACCGTTTGCATCCTTAAGACATCTCGTTGGATTTTAGTCTACAAATATCTATGACTCATTCCGCTGCGCACGGGATTTGTAGTCATCGCTGCGTTTGAAACTTACACGACAGCTAGGTCTTACTGCGAGGTGCGAGGGAGGTGGTTGTCTGAAGAGCAGTACTCGATTGTTGGCTGTTGATCTACATATTTATGGAACACTGCATGATAATGACGTGCACCACTATTTTAAAAGTACTTTAATCGGCTTTCATTTTTGCCGTAAGGTGGTACCCTAAAACGAGGACACCTGTACTGATGACCTGAGGGGATGTCTGTCTGAAATCTCAATGTGCAACTTTGATTTAAAGTATATGGCGCTTTGAAATTGCTGCTGGCGAAAACAGATGGAGGTTAGCAATAACCGAGACACAGGAATATTTGTCAAGCAATTAATCAACAATCTGTTTCGGAAATGAAGCATCCGGTTTTAAATTTCAGAGAGCGATGAAACATCCGAAACATGTCGTCAGTACCTTTCAATAAACGGATGAGAATGGATTCTTCACAAGTGCAAACGACAGTGAGGCACAATTGACATTCTATTTCGTCAGTCAACGGTAGTTGACGAACAGCAAATATTCTACTGTTAAGTGCTGTTTTCAGAGAACACGCGTGCTTAAGTCACATCCATACATGCACCTACTCTTTCGTATATAATCTCTTCACTAGTGGATTAAGGCAAATTTCGCGATGTAGTTCTTCAAaaaggacacggccaatttccttccaccTTCGTGTCCTATATGAAAATGTGCCGCCTCTAATGACGTCGATGACATACCATTAAACCTCAATCAGCCCATATAATCCTTTCAGTTTTTGTCTTCAGAACAGTAAAATTGTCACGGTGGTTTTGCGACTGAACTAGCCAGGCACGACTTGCGGCCTGCTGTTAGAGCTACAGGTTTGCATTTTATCCTTTTTCCAAACAGAACAGAATTTATTCTGCAGTCTTCTTGCGAGAAATGCTGGATCTCCAAAGGATATGTAGAGGGAAGTGCGGTGCTGGCATATCGAAACTGTCCGTCGAGTTGTGATTCGTGCCTGCATTGATCAGTAGAAAAAGGGCGTTACCGACAAAGACAATACTTTTCATCCGATACATGTCTGGGCGCACAGTATCAAGAGCTTTTCTCGGGTATTCTTCTATCTACCTTGCCGCTTTACTGCATTGGTTTGCCTGTGAGAGATATGCCCGTGTACTCATTCATAGGATTTCTTAAAAAAGGCAGTGCTGGAATCTTCAGTATCTGCAGAAACGAAGTGATTTGTAGATGGACTGTCAACACGCCTTCATACGCGCAGTTTCTCGAAAATTCTACTGTGTTGGTTATTGAACGAGCAGAATTCTTGGGGAAGTAGGCtgcgtctttttttatttatttttattcgtgTTTGGAAGTAGGCTCCCGTCAATCCAACCTGTTATTCATTTGACTGACTAACAATACTAACGACATTTTATTTATCGAATACCTTTAGAAACCTTATCCAACAGCTAGGTTTATGTCCTTCATTAAACCTTTCAAGGCAGTTACTCCAGTGTGGAGGTGGTACGTCTACGTAAGTCTCATACGAGTTGCGAGTTTTCAGTCTATCGGCTTCCGAGggcaagaaaaatttgattttcagtatttcgcatcacaatctgctcattaagaggtatattataagtttaacacaataagataaGTATTGCAGCTAGAAACGGTGTTTTGTCCTGAGGCTGCATAAATAACGCCGCGCAAATACCAGGACTGTATTCATCCAGTCTTCGGGAATGTGAACGTCgcaacttccagcaaactttacatTAATTTCAAAGGTTTTCTAAACTTTTTGACGCTCAGACGCTTAACGTCGAATATTTAGCACATTAACTCGTTTATAAAGTAATCACAATTTGAAACGGTGTTTTATTCATGGGAGTTAATCTTCCAGGAATGGGGCATTACTATTTCTTTGCTAAGGCGGGAAGAATGTTACTTCCGTAATATCCCAAAGGCTGTATATAAGTCGCAACTAGGGACAAGTCCTGCAATATCGTTGAATACACGTATGTGGGGGTTTACAATATCGAGTTACTGACATTCGAGCAGTGTTGAGCATGGTAGAGAGCGGCGCTGTCGGTTCGCAGTTGCCGATCACGATGTGTGGCTACGTCAGCGAACAGCTATGCTGCCCTCTGATTATATTCACACGCGCCAGTTAACGTGCGGTATTGATTTTGCTGTGCAGGCCCGCAGTAACCCTATCGTTTTTGTGCTTCTCCCCACTGCTGACTTCACACGAAGTGgagttaaatctacatctacgtacagggtgtttcaaaaatgaccggtatatttgaaacggcaataaaaactaaacgagcagcgatagaaatacaccgtttgttgcaatatgcttgggacaacagtacattttcaggcagacaaactttcgaaattacagtagttacaattttcaacaacagatggcgctgcggtctggggaaactctatagtacgatattttccacatatccgccatgcgtagcaataatatggcgtagtctctgaatgaaattacccgaaacctttgacaacgtgtctggcggaatggcttcacatgcagataagatgtactgcttcagctgttcaattgtttctggattctggcggtacacctggtctttcaagtgtccccacagaaagaagtcacaggggttcatgtctggagaatagggaggccaatccacgccgcctcctgtatgtttcggatagcccaaagcaatcacacgatcatcgaaatatttattcaggaaattaaagacgtcggccgtgcgatgtggccgggcaccatcttgcataaaccacgaggtgttcgcagtgtcgtctaaggcagtttgtaccgccacaaattcacgaagaatgtccagatagcgtgatgcagtaatcgtttcggatctgggcCAATGATTCttctggaagaaatggcggcccagaccagtactttttgaggatgcagggacgatgggactgcaacatggggcttttcggttccccatatgcgccagttctgtttattgacgaagccgtccaggtaaaaataagcttcgtccgtgaaccaaatgctgcccacatgcatatcgccgtcatcaatcctgtgcactatattgtttgcgaatgtctctcgtgcagcaacggtagcggcgctgaggggttgccgcgtttgaattttgtatggatagaggtgtaaactctggcgcatgagacgatacgtggacgttggcgtcatttgggccgcagctgcaacacggcgaacggaaacccgaggccgctgttggatcacctgctgcactagctgcgcgttgccctctgtggttgcccttacgcggtcgccctatctttccagcacgttcatccgtcacgttcccagtccgttgaaatttttcaaacagatcctttattgtatcgcttttccgtcctttggttacattaaaccttcgttgaaaacttcgtcttgttgcaacaacactgtgttctaggcggtggaattccaacaccagaaaaatcctctgttctaaggaataaaccatgttgtctacagcacacttgcacgttgtgaacagcacacgcttacagcagaaagacgacgtacagaatggcgcacccacagactgcattgtcttctgtatctttcacatcacttgcagcgccatctgttgttgaaaattgttactactgtagtttcgaaagtttgtctgcctgaaaatgtactgttgtcccaagcatattgcaacaaacggtgtatttctatcgctgctcgtttagtttttattgccgtttcaaatataccggttatttttgaaacaccctgtatatactccgcagaccactgtgaagttcatggcagagggtacgtcccattgtactagttattagcgCTTTATCCCTTTCCGTCCGCGGCTCATGGTCTcgcagtcgcgttctcgcttcctgagcacgttgtcctgggttcgattcccggcggggtcaggaattttcacctgcctcgagatgagtgtgCACATTAAATAAGCCCTGTTAATTTGATAGTGGTCCCACACACATTCCAGAGTGGCTCGCACGAGTGATTCAtaaccaatctcctttgtagactgattgcattttcccagtattctgtcaataaactgaagtgtaccacctgctttacccacgactgaggaTGTGagagatcattccattttatatccctacaaagtattacacccaggtgtttgtagGAGTTGGCCGATTCCGACTGAGAGTCATTGACACTATAGTCCTACGATATTGCTTGCGAAGCGCACAATTTTAAGTTTCTGAATGTGTGAAACAAGTTGTCAATCGTTGCACCACATTGAAACCTTATCGAGATCTGAccgaatatttatgtagcttctttcaggCAGCATTTTACTACAGACAACTGTGtcatttgcaaaaagtctgaggttactattaattttGTCCGCGACGTAATTAatatacagccggccggtgtggccgtgctgttctaggcgcttcagtctggaaccgcgtgaccgctacggtcgcaggttcgaatcctgcctcgggcatggaggtgtgtgatgtccttaggttagttaggtttaagtagttctaagttctaggggactgatggcctcagattttaagtcgcatagtgctcagagccatttgaattaatatagaACATGAGCaaaagggtctcaacacacttccctgggatacaCCGAAGTTAATTATACGTCCGACAATGACACTCTGTCCAAGATAACATGTGTCGTCCTCCGTACCAAAAAGTCCAGTCACAAATTCTGTTTGGTACCCCGTATAATCGCACTTCTGAGAATGATCATAAATGTGGTACTACTCGCAATTCAGACGAACAAAGAGCACAAAGAAAATGTGAACAGAAGCCAAGCGAGATCATTCCGATAGCTTTTTGCTGAGGTAACTACCCTTCAAAAAATTTGCTGTCAGTCACTTTATCCTCTGCCAATCGGAAGAGTTACGTCATCCCATATGGCGTCCTTGTTTGTAGTGCGCTGCAGCCGAAAGGTAGGGATCGATCCTGCTTCGCAACACAGTTGTAGCTTGCCAGTCATGTTCAACAGCAGTCTTGTACCATCCGTTGTTTTTAGATTGTTTCATTAGCTTTTAGCTGCACAGTTTCTCCAGGATACATAAAATGATCGTCTGTTTCAACACTTCCAAACTCTGAACTTAAAAATAATCAGGCACTAAATCTATGTTTGTTATTCCGTACCAGAATAAGCAGTACGAAATCTAAAATTGACGGACAGCCTTGGAAGGGAGCAGTATCATCGCTACCACAACACGCGGAGTCCAGAATGGCTTCCCCAGAGACTATGAGATTCAAAATCCGTTTAACCTACAGTAACGGTTTGCGTAGCAACATCGTAATAGCTTCATCACTTTACGACTCAGTTTTGCCACTAGCTTCCGACATCGCCCTGTAAAATTAAAGTAGTGTACTGAGAAACAGCACATCAGGAAAACAAAATACAATAATTGCTTTTGTGGCCGCAATTGCCTTCCGCAGCTGTCTGTAATAACAGACTCCTGACGTGGAAGAACTATAATGATAGGGCTCCGCTATAACAGTTGTCATATTGGATACTTTTATACTCCGACCAGTGGCTTTATAATGCTTTTTAACAGCATTTATTCTTCCATTAGCTATCGTTAGAGCCACTGAAACCTTATCTTCAGACGGTTGGTGTTTACACTCGGCACTTCACATTTATACCAGCTGCATTTAGTCACTGGAATCGCAGCGCTTCAATCCCATCTGCACCTTGTATAAAATGTGAAGTGCTGGCTGTATTTACCAGCTATCTGAAGATAAGTCTTCAGTGGTTCGGAAGCTACCTAATGAAAGAATAAGAATTTTGAAACGACCCGGTGGCACTATTAATTAAAAGCACCCGCTATTGTTTAGTGTCCCTAATGGACGAGATGAAAAAGAGCTAGTGTCAGTCACCACATTATTCTAAACTGGGCCTAGCCAGCTTTTCTCATGGTTCTTTCATAGCGTTTCACCCGGCTGCAGTTGTTGAGGCGAGATCGATCATAACTGAACACCGCCATAACTTCCCCGATGGTAACAGTAGTCCAGTGGTTCCACATCAGGAGATGGTTACCCCCCTGAAGTTCAAAATCAAAAGCGTTCAGTTGTTTagataacaaaatttatttttaaagtctcGTTACAATTATCACTGTTTCGTATCTCTGTTACGAATAAATTATCATTAAGTTTTTCAAATATTAGCATTAACGATGCGGAGGAGAGTACAGCTTGTGAAAAGAATGTAGGAACGTGATATGCCCTGTTCCCCACGTATTCCTTACTGCACATACACTTCAAAGCGTGCACCTGTGACAGCGAAATTAAAACATATGTTTCACCATCTCATGAAAATACATTCACAGGGTTGTGTGTATAAATATATAGTGATTATCACACTGTTGTAGGATCTACAaagtagcattattattattattattattattattattatttgtagacACAAAGCATTGGCAACATGAAGTCTTCCAATTTATGCCAGTTCATAAGTGAACATTCCAGCTATCTAGTGATTGATAGTAACTATAGTGCACGACTTTTAACTTTGATTTTAAATGGGAGTGCAGTGTGTGGATAACTAAAGTGTCGCTGAGGTGAGAGTTGGTGTAGGTGACGCGTCTTTGTAACAAATATCTTCCTTTCCTGATATAGATAGCAAGCACTTACTATGCACTGAGAGTTGCTACATCGTTCTACAAAAATTGTTAACGTAAGAACCAGTTAttgttgaaagaaaattatttttcattccaaAGCGTAGTTAGGCGTTAATGTTAATATTGGGAGAAAAGGGGGTACTAACTAGGGCTTCTAAAATTTGATCTTGGTTTTAAGGAGAATGACTAACATCTGACCATGAGTTTCAGGGAGATTTGATCTTAATAAATTTCAACTCTACAACTACATCGCATTTTCTTGGAATGAGTGGCAAAGACAAATGTCCATATATTTTCAAGAGCAGCGTTTCCGTATCTACATCTAATGCAGTATGTAATCTGAGAATTTGGTTTCACCAAATGCTTGTCTTCTTGAAGCAGTTTCAACACAGACTTATGCTTCCTATAATTTAAATTTCTGTTATCTACACAGTATGTATTGCGGTTGTTTACATCTTAATTGCGAAAATTCAGTGAAAATTTTATCAGACTGAGAACATCATTAGTTGTCTCATCAGCCAGTTCAGTGAAGTCTAAAAGTCTATTTCTTACAGTATCTTCAGGATCAGAATACCTTACAACCTTAGAGAACGTCTTATTTTTGTGGTTAGTGGCATCGGCTGCAGTAGAGGAAAAAGTTTCTTGATTTAGCTGCATCTTTAAAGCATCAATGCAGTTCTGAACACTTTTTGGCGCGAAAACCTTTTTCGGTATTGCTTCTGCTTAATTCGACTATAGTCATAATCTTAGCCAAATTAGAATCGTGGAAAACATCCTTCGATAATTTATTTCCACAATCCGTACATCTGTAACTGATAATATGTTTTAAAGTGTGAAAACTATTTCTAGCTCACCTGCAACGTTGGTAATGACCTTGCTGCCATTACAGAAGTATTTGAGTAAATTTGAGGACGCCTTCACTTCCTTTTCTTTTAGATTATGAACTTCTATGAAAGAATGTTGGCTGCTGTCGGGATTGCCCATATGAGCGATGCTGAAGTCACGCTTACACAGCACACAATAAGCTTCTGTGGGTCAGCTGATAAGTAAATAATGCAACGAGTATGTTTAGACACGAATGTCCTTACACGGTGATTTTTGGAAcgcgtacaaactctagggattgatcgatgagaggatacggagcaAAAAACGTCCGATGAACTTAATGTCCGGAAATGCAGGGTTCCCTATCCTAGAAACCATTTATTCAATCTTACTTTGTTTCAGAGACTGTGGTTTAATGCGCGCTGTAccatacagccacagttacagtatgctttgttttctcctagagggtggtatttgtagtgttggcagaagagccaacactgtttttctagaggaggccgaaatgcacgcgtttaattacacgctgactggcgtgaggtctggaacaggacaatatcttgagaattgcaaataaagtaagtagttgatataatacttaactttaatccacaattgtagaatatctctcgttacggtacatgcttcataatattatttatcaattgaatacggcgccttgctaggtcgtagcaaatgtagctgaaggctatgctaactatcgtctcggcaaatgagagcgtatttgtcagtgaaccattgctatgaacgtcggctgtacaactggggcgagtgccaggacgt
This window encodes:
- the LOC124620374 gene encoding reticulon-4-like isoform X1, translated to METSATNVEKDKEHASEIVSSAVSTEATGMRRDHESIDDFEHLEPESSPLSETPGKHSFDVNQDMKPAVNSGKDIVSSTIVGKAENNQNSSEFSLLGDSKVGSVEAGNTPETLEEIPQAEFSNKLIDFESHDEQTKLNPKLNMEPEKSLFGTTESNKQAPENLFDLPTQKGSGLDLFNRFEISPKGSDASAMSQAFMEMERGGMREEKNLRNEDILQPEVQNIEPKTDELPKQKTEEKKPAEPEFHPAFAHLKDEAHDDDSFKDTDSIPEQIKAEDKFKDFPEEIHASKQDFGFPEPNVHGDFHVPAPATKGSEDNSASGRLEDKKVKETKPDDNVTKHDLELGIPAKVTGKQKLEEKSPVKTKPEVVPPTIKSEAKKTPPKVDDEPVIAPFALTSIGLDAWFKPDRLHPKVVELIYWRDPKKSGIVFGSVLGILLSLTYVSLISVIAYLSLAILTGTISFRVYKTVLQAVQKTTSDGHPFKDILELDLTLPQEKVREMTDLAVAHLNAAACELRRLFLVEDLVDSIKFGVLLWCLTYVGAWFNGMTLIIIAFVALFTLPKVYETNKVQIDQNIDLVRSKIAEISSKIKATIRVGGKKPEEKKE
- the LOC124620374 gene encoding reticulon-1-like isoform X2 — protein: METSATNVEKDKEHASEIVSSAVSTEATGMRRDHESIDDFEHLEPESSPLSETPGKHSFDVNQDMKPAVNSGKDIVSSTIVGKAENNQNSSEFSLLGDSKVGSVEAGNTPETLEEIPQAEFSNKLIDFESHDEQTKLNPKLNMEPEKSLFGTTESNKQAPENLFDLPTQKGSGLDLFNRFEISPKGSDASAMSQAFMEMERGGMREEKNLRNEDILQPEVQNIEPKTDELPKQKTEEKKPAEPEFHPAFAHLKDEAHDDDSFKDTDSIPEQIKAEDKFKDFPEEIHASKQDFGFPEPNVHGDFHVPAPATKGSEDNSASGRLEDKKVKETKPDDNVTKHDLELGIPAKVTGKQKLEEKSPVKTKPEVVPPTIKSEAKKTPPKVDDEPVIAPFALTSIGLVVELIYWRDPKKSGIVFGSVLGILLSLTYVSLISVIAYLSLAILTGTISFRVYKTVLQAVQKTTSDGHPFKDILELDLTLPQEKVREMTDLAVAHLNAAACELRRLFLVEDLVDSIKFGVLLWCLTYVGAWFNGMTLIIIAFVALFTLPKVYETNKVQIDQNIDLVRSKIAEISSKIKATIRVGGKKPEEKKE